One genomic segment of Thermodesulfobacterium sp. TA1 includes these proteins:
- the cas2 gene encoding CRISPR-associated endonuclease Cas2, with product MGYLIVYDISEHKKRLKVARILQKFGYRIQYSAFYLPEADENLIGFLYEEISKLVDKTTDRVFFYPVDPPEVFKGYPLEPWKIFVF from the coding sequence ATGGGTTATCTTATAGTTTATGACATCTCAGAGCACAAGAAAAGATTAAAAGTTGCAAGAATTTTACAAAAATTTGGCTATCGCATTCAATACAGCGCATTTTATCTACCTGAAGCAGACGAAAACCTGATAGGTTTCCTTTACGAAGAGATTTCAAAACTGGTAGATAAAACTACAGATAGAGTCTTTTTTTATCCTGTTGACCCCCCAGAAGTTTTTAAAGGCTATCCACTTGAGCCCTGGAAAATTTTTGTTTTTTAA
- the cas1 gene encoding CRISPR-associated endonuclease Cas1 has product MKQTVIIYNHYVELSRKAERLFIKTAHTESSIPLSNIDGILIFGKVKLTSDAISLCMKKQIPILLLTIYGQIKAQILPPIGSETTKRRLKQVGLYFLKRLDIAKYLIKRKCLEIEYTFDINLEHFKVKVEKVSDYAVLLGLEGQVSKLMFQKFEEMIRPTSFTFRERNYHPPKDEVNALLSFIYTLGYNLSTALILLKGFDPYISFLHSKRGSHAAFSSDLMEIIRPKLTHFCGEILLNKLITSDDFMKKDDCIMLKKSSIAKVLTEFSNIKENLLELLKEFLIEFEGVEF; this is encoded by the coding sequence ATGAAGCAAACAGTTATTATATACAACCACTATGTAGAACTAAGTAGAAAGGCTGAGAGACTATTTATTAAAACCGCTCATACAGAAAGTAGTATCCCTCTTTCTAATATAGATGGCATTCTTATTTTTGGCAAAGTAAAGCTTACCTCCGATGCCATATCTCTTTGTATGAAAAAACAAATTCCTATCCTTTTGCTCACTATATACGGTCAAATAAAAGCCCAGATTTTACCTCCTATCGGCAGTGAAACAACAAAAAGAAGATTAAAACAGGTTGGACTTTATTTTTTAAAAAGACTTGATATTGCAAAGTATTTGATTAAGAGAAAATGTCTGGAAATAGAATATACTTTTGATATTAATCTTGAGCATTTTAAAGTAAAAGTGGAGAAGGTAAGTGATTATGCAGTTTTACTGGGTTTAGAAGGTCAGGTCTCTAAACTGATGTTTCAAAAATTTGAAGAAATGATTAGACCTACCTCATTCACTTTTAGAGAAAGGAACTATCATCCACCCAAGGATGAAGTAAACGCACTATTAAGTTTTATTTATACCCTTGGATACAATTTATCAACCGCCCTTATTCTCTTAAAAGGTTTTGATCCGTATATTTCTTTTCTTCATTCTAAAAGAGGTTCTCATGCTGCTTTTTCTTCCGACCTTATGGAAATAATCCGGCCTAAGCTTACCCATTTTTGCGGAGAAATTTTACTAAACAAACTTATAACTTCGGATGATTTTATGAAAAAAGACGATTGTATAATGTTAAAAAAATCATCTATTGCAAAAGTGCTAACTGAATTTAGCAACATAAAAGAAAACCTCTTAGAGCTTTTAAAAGAGTTTTTAATAGAGTTTGAAGGGGTTGAATTTTAA
- the cas2 gene encoding CRISPR-associated endonuclease Cas2 translates to MRVILYDYETEKVRNKVRKNLKKVGVHVQWSVFESLEHFEKLIKILQEEEEKNFRISVFRINSKGKILKIGTDWEKMRFVF, encoded by the coding sequence GTGAGAGTAATCCTTTATGATTATGAAACTGAAAAAGTAAGAAATAAAGTTAGAAAAAACCTGAAAAAAGTTGGAGTTCATGTCCAGTGGAGTGTATTCGAAAGTTTAGAACATTTTGAAAAATTAATAAAGATTTTACAAGAGGAAGAGGAAAAAAATTTTAGAATTTCTGTGTTTAGAATAAATTCTAAGGGTAAAATACTAAAAATCGGGACAGATTGGGAAAAAATGAGGTTTGTTTTTTAA
- a CDS encoding IS110 family transposase yields the protein MTHYIGVDISKDNFHFCILNHEAKTLSSGKLSMSLQGFSDFFNLLKTLSDPIVVMESSGRFHIPLYCFLVEKDIQTFILNPKIVHRFFEFISANNPSKYDTKDAKILALFALNNPEFLKSYPENSELRSASRLIQKLKHELAEAKTQIKYALTVLFPEAEKHFNIYSHSFLNILLKFPSAKTLKKAKPNEISEIIKSSVPKGKTPSFSPDEVINLAKNSIGVDNPYLSQTLIIYIEKLFFLEPRIKKLEEMLVEKMDEDQQEQIKLISSIKGISSKLASLFLAEIRDVKRFSNAKKLIKFAGTDPVTKQSGKYKAKMSISKQGSSFLRNVLFQMAVGVVKWNFYFRSYFIRKKKNFGSYKKAMIAVVNKLIRVIYAICRKKTFFNPAFSKFPVLEVSHV from the coding sequence ATGACCCATTACATCGGTGTTGACATTTCTAAAGATAACTTCCACTTCTGCATCCTTAACCATGAAGCTAAAACCCTCTCCTCCGGCAAACTCTCTATGTCTCTTCAAGGCTTCTCTGATTTCTTTAACCTTCTCAAAACCCTCTCTGACCCTATCGTTGTTATGGAATCCTCTGGTAGGTTCCACATCCCCCTTTACTGCTTCCTCGTTGAAAAAGATATCCAAACCTTCATCCTTAACCCTAAAATCGTCCACAGATTCTTTGAATTTATCTCCGCTAACAACCCCTCTAAATACGACACAAAAGATGCCAAAATCCTTGCACTCTTCGCTCTTAATAACCCTGAATTCCTTAAATCCTATCCTGAAAACTCTGAACTCCGTAGTGCTTCTCGTCTTATCCAAAAACTTAAACATGAACTTGCTGAAGCTAAAACTCAAATCAAATACGCCCTCACTGTTCTTTTCCCAGAAGCTGAAAAGCACTTTAATATTTACTCCCACTCCTTCCTTAACATACTCCTTAAATTCCCCTCTGCTAAAACCCTTAAAAAAGCTAAACCAAATGAAATTTCCGAAATTATTAAATCCTCTGTTCCTAAAGGTAAAACCCCTTCCTTTTCTCCCGATGAAGTCATAAACCTTGCTAAAAACTCTATCGGGGTTGACAATCCTTATCTCTCTCAAACTCTTATCATCTACATCGAAAAACTCTTTTTCCTTGAGCCAAGAATAAAAAAGCTTGAAGAGATGCTTGTAGAGAAAATGGATGAAGACCAGCAAGAACAAATTAAGCTCATTTCCTCTATAAAAGGTATTTCCTCTAAACTTGCAAGTCTCTTTTTGGCTGAAATCAGAGACGTAAAAAGATTTTCTAATGCCAAAAAGCTCATAAAGTTTGCGGGCACAGACCCAGTAACAAAACAATCTGGTAAGTATAAAGCTAAGATGAGCATATCTAAGCAAGGGTCGAGCTTTCTCAGAAATGTTCTTTTCCAGATGGCGGTAGGTGTAGTAAAATGGAATTTTTACTTCAGATCCTATTTTATACGTAAGAAGAAAAACTTTGGCAGTTATAAGAAAGCTATGATAGCAGTTGTAAACAAACTTATAAGAGTTATCTATGCAATTTGTAGAAAAAAAACTTTCTTTAATCCTGCTTTTTCTAAGTTCCCTGTTCTGGAGGTCTCTCATGTTTAA
- a CDS encoding flavodoxin family protein: MYLLAVHASPRKQGNSEILLNSFLSGLNPPKINAEKIRLAELKFMPCIECGGCEKDGTCILEDALTEVYSKVLKTNFLVIATPIFFYTYPSFLQAFFERFQAFWVSKYLLKNPAPSQKPKGILLALGATKGKKIFECLVRSFKYVLDTIDGEYIGGIFIRGIDKKGEILNHPEFLEKAKVLGQKVCLLEKKDLAKPKDELARFLGLNLDPVP; the protein is encoded by the coding sequence ATGTATCTTCTTGCCGTCCATGCAAGCCCAAGAAAACAAGGCAATTCAGAAATCTTACTAAATTCCTTTTTATCAGGACTTAACCCACCTAAAATAAACGCTGAAAAAATTAGATTAGCTGAGCTAAAGTTTATGCCCTGTATTGAATGTGGAGGTTGTGAAAAAGACGGAACCTGTATCTTAGAAGATGCCCTGACAGAGGTCTATTCTAAGGTGCTAAAAACTAATTTTTTGGTAATAGCAACCCCTATCTTTTTCTATACCTATCCTTCTTTTCTCCAAGCTTTTTTTGAAAGGTTTCAAGCTTTTTGGGTGTCTAAATATCTTCTTAAAAATCCTGCCCCCTCTCAAAAACCTAAAGGAATTCTTTTAGCTTTAGGGGCAACCAAAGGAAAAAAAATTTTTGAATGCTTAGTAAGAAGTTTTAAGTATGTTCTTGATACGATAGACGGGGAATATATAGGAGGCATTTTTATAAGAGGGATTGATAAAAAAGGAGAAATTTTAAACCACCCAGAGTTTTTAGAAAAAGCTAAGGTCTTAGGGCAAAAGGTTTGCCTTCTGGAAAAAAAAGACTTGGCTAAACCAAAAGATGAGTTAGCACGTTTTTTAGGACTTAATTTAGACCCAGTTCCTTAG
- the thiE gene encoding thiamine phosphate synthase: MDIRGFYAITDEVLTPYQDGKVFLMVEKALRGGAKFIQLRDKTTPLENLIYLALELKKLCHKFNAYFIVNDRVELGARVSADGVHIGKDDASLAEVKKFFKGPIIGVSCYGDIKRAVEAEKQGATYVAFGSFYPSPTKPNAKIVDKNIIPMAKKILKIPVCAIGGITLEQAYELVKLGADMIAVISDLWKSEDIEEKARAYAKLFNYV; the protein is encoded by the coding sequence ATGGACATAAGAGGTTTTTACGCGATAACCGATGAGGTCTTAACTCCTTATCAAGACGGAAAGGTCTTTCTTATGGTAGAAAAAGCCCTGAGAGGAGGGGCTAAGTTTATTCAACTTAGGGATAAGACCACACCTTTAGAAAATTTAATATACTTAGCTTTAGAATTAAAGAAACTTTGTCATAAGTTTAACGCCTATTTTATCGTTAACGATAGGGTAGAATTAGGTGCTCGTGTTTCAGCCGATGGAGTCCATATAGGAAAAGACGACGCCTCACTTGCTGAGGTTAAAAAGTTTTTTAAAGGTCCTATCATAGGGGTTTCTTGCTATGGAGACATAAAAAGAGCAGTAGAGGCTGAAAAACAAGGGGCTACCTACGTAGCTTTTGGTAGTTTTTATCCATCTCCTACCAAACCTAACGCTAAGATAGTAGATAAAAATATAATTCCCATGGCTAAAAAAATCTTAAAAATCCCTGTTTGTGCAATAGGAGGAATAACCTTAGAACAGGCGTATGAGTTGGTAAAATTAGGGGCAGACATGATAGCAGTGATAAGCGACCTTTGGAAGTCAGAGGACATAGAAGAAAAAGCAAGAGCTTATGCTAAACTTTTTAATTATGTCTAA
- a CDS encoding anaerobic ribonucleoside-triphosphate reductase activating protein, whose protein sequence is MIKGFIGTSLVDYPGRISSVVFTYGCNFRCPFCYNIDLVLPERYKKLKNLPESWVIEEIKRRKGFIKGVVITGGEPTLWGKKLIRFVEEIRIETGLPVKLDTNGSQPELVKSLVEDRLIDFWAVDFKTSPARYFELEGDFRLVEETFKVLKEVADQVEIRITLYPPLLTEEDLEEMVPYLSWFKRIALQKFVPEHTLKQEALGPVNPSFYHKVAEFLRERLPEVSLIKRF, encoded by the coding sequence ATGATTAAAGGGTTTATAGGTACAAGTCTGGTAGACTATCCTGGAAGGATTTCTTCGGTGGTTTTTACGTATGGTTGCAATTTTAGGTGTCCTTTTTGTTATAACATAGATTTGGTTTTGCCTGAAAGATATAAAAAGTTAAAAAATTTACCTGAGTCCTGGGTTATAGAGGAAATCAAAAGAAGAAAGGGGTTTATCAAAGGGGTGGTTATTACCGGAGGAGAGCCTACTCTTTGGGGTAAGAAGTTGATAAGGTTTGTGGAAGAAATCCGGATAGAGACCGGTCTTCCTGTTAAACTGGATACCAACGGAAGCCAGCCTGAGTTGGTTAAAAGTTTGGTAGAGGATAGATTGATAGATTTTTGGGCGGTAGATTTTAAAACCTCCCCTGCAAGGTATTTTGAACTTGAAGGAGATTTTAGGTTAGTAGAAGAAACTTTTAAGGTGTTAAAAGAGGTTGCCGACCAAGTTGAAATAAGGATTACCCTTTATCCTCCCCTTTTAACAGAAGAAGATTTAGAAGAGATGGTGCCTTATTTATCTTGGTTTAAAAGGATTGCTTTGCAAAAGTTTGTGCCAGAACACACCCTTAAACAAGAAGCTCTTGGTCCGGTCAATCCGAGTTTTTACCACAAGGTAGCAGAGTTTTTAAGAGAAAGACTCCCTGAGGTTTCTCTGATAAAAAGGTTTTAG
- a CDS encoding MBL fold metallo-hydrolase: protein MVEVIFLGTAGGRYVVAKQLRASAGTVIRIDNSYLLLDPGPGTLVYLAKKRIPIEKIQTIVVSHQHLDHSADLNIVVDAVVEGGLKKRGSVFLTESTLNEGILLSYLKPYLKRLEILRPHTVYEDPPFRLKTTCLLRHNAENHGLIFYLPEGKTIGFLTDTAYFEGLAEEFSEANILVINTVRYTPKEGVLHLSIPDVKRLLTQIRPEEVILTHFGMTMLRANPFKVAQQLSQELGLPIKACYDGMSLKI from the coding sequence ATGGTAGAGGTAATCTTTCTGGGGACTGCCGGTGGTCGTTATGTGGTTGCTAAACAGCTTAGGGCCTCAGCCGGAACGGTCATCAGGATTGATAACTCTTATCTTCTTCTTGACCCTGGTCCAGGAACTTTAGTTTACCTTGCTAAAAAGAGAATCCCGATAGAGAAAATCCAAACCATAGTGGTGTCTCATCAACATCTGGACCACTCGGCAGACTTAAACATAGTTGTTGACGCTGTTGTAGAAGGTGGTCTTAAAAAAAGAGGAAGTGTGTTTTTAACTGAAAGCACCTTAAACGAAGGGATTTTGCTGTCCTACCTTAAACCCTATCTTAAAAGATTAGAAATCTTGAGACCTCATACCGTTTACGAAGACCCGCCTTTTAGGTTAAAAACCACTTGTTTGCTTAGACATAATGCGGAAAACCACGGTCTGATTTTTTATTTACCAGAAGGCAAAACCATAGGTTTTCTCACCGATACGGCTTATTTTGAGGGACTGGCAGAAGAATTTTCTGAGGCTAACATACTGGTTATTAATACCGTAAGATATACCCCTAAGGAGGGGGTTTTACACCTTAGCATACCTGATGTAAAAAGGCTTTTAACCCAAATCAGGCCTGAAGAAGTTATCCTTACCCATTTTGGGATGACCATGCTTAGGGCTAACCCTTTTAAAGTCGCCCAACAGCTAAGCCAAGAGTTAGGTTTACCCATCAAAGCTTGTTATGATGGAATGAGTCTTAAAATTTAA
- a CDS encoding DUF763 domain-containing protein, with product MVSRSVVDLPLHGGKCPPWLFERMIRLSRAFLLLVYQEFGPKELIKRLTDPFWFQALGCLLGFDWHSSGLTTTVGGAVKEALKPYFRDLGVYVCGGKAKRALNTPQEIIFWGEKEGLPQEASKLVTLSRLTARIDNNAIQDGFQLYFHLFIFSKEGDWGVIQQGMDEKTSYARRYQWYSQKIIDLCENPHAGIVSQIKKQDVLNLVAKESKPVQSCLVNLVKEDFSLVMKELTPKVHLIFKKEHALTPQDLSFKSLRKIWEKVYENPPADFKDLILSQGMGAKALRALTLASELIYEVKASREDPVVYSYAHGGKDGHPYRLNKKLYDNTIQELEEILRKAKLGETEKLEMFRRLPKLFNLV from the coding sequence ATGGTAAGCAGAAGCGTGGTGGATTTACCTTTACATGGAGGAAAGTGCCCTCCTTGGCTTTTTGAAAGAATGATTAGGCTAAGCAGAGCGTTTTTGTTGCTGGTCTATCAGGAGTTTGGTCCAAAGGAGTTGATTAAAAGGCTTACCGACCCTTTTTGGTTTCAGGCTTTGGGTTGTTTGCTTGGTTTTGATTGGCATTCCTCAGGATTAACCACTACGGTAGGAGGGGCTGTAAAAGAGGCTTTAAAACCTTATTTTAGAGACCTTGGAGTTTATGTCTGCGGAGGAAAGGCTAAGAGGGCTTTAAATACCCCTCAAGAAATCATCTTTTGGGGCGAAAAAGAGGGGCTCCCTCAAGAGGCCTCCAAACTGGTAACTCTAAGCAGACTTACCGCAAGGATTGACAATAACGCCATCCAGGATGGTTTTCAGCTTTATTTTCATCTTTTTATCTTTTCTAAGGAAGGAGATTGGGGGGTTATACAGCAGGGAATGGATGAAAAGACTTCTTATGCCAGGCGTTATCAATGGTACAGCCAAAAAATCATCGACCTTTGCGAAAACCCTCATGCAGGGATTGTATCTCAGATAAAAAAACAAGATGTGCTTAACTTGGTAGCTAAAGAAAGTAAACCGGTGCAAAGTTGTTTAGTAAATCTGGTTAAAGAAGACTTTAGTTTAGTGATGAAGGAACTGACCCCTAAGGTGCATCTAATCTTTAAAAAAGAACATGCCTTAACCCCGCAGGATTTATCTTTTAAGTCTCTTAGAAAAATTTGGGAAAAGGTTTACGAGAACCCTCCTGCTGATTTTAAGGATTTGATTTTAAGCCAAGGGATGGGGGCCAAGGCTTTAAGGGCTTTAACCTTAGCCTCAGAGCTGATTTATGAGGTGAAGGCTTCAAGAGAAGATCCGGTGGTTTATAGCTATGCCCATGGAGGAAAAGACGGGCATCCTTATAGACTAAACAAAAAACTCTATGATAACACCATACAGGAGTTAGAAGAAATATTAAGAAAGGCCAAGTTAGGCGAAACAGAAAAACTTGAAATGTTTAGGAGACTTCCTAAGCTTTTTAACTTAGTTTAA
- a CDS encoding cation diffusion facilitator family transporter — MHPHHHHSDHSEISGKNLFYVVVFNLVITLVEFVGGLVSGSMSLLSDAFHNLSDAMSITITYFAYKFSLKGPDEKKTFGYKRITILASLFNSVTLLVICIFLVKEAVERLINTHPIEIKTVFIIGGIGLLGNLLSLLFLKGAAKKDLNVKSAYLHILGDALSSIAVIIGALFIYFWGMVRIDPLISILIAVYIAKESLEVLLKSVNIIMQSTPTHVEPTKVVEELMKIQEIKDVHHVHLWSLDDKNHFFEGHVNLKSDLTVTQTMQVYQKIKDKLQKLGINHVTVQFEYNGCPGCEVVPKKAL, encoded by the coding sequence ATGCACCCTCACCATCATCACTCTGATCATTCTGAGATTAGCGGAAAAAATCTTTTTTATGTAGTGGTCTTTAACTTAGTGATAACCTTGGTTGAGTTTGTCGGTGGGTTGGTTTCAGGAAGTATGTCTCTTTTGTCTGATGCCTTTCATAATCTAAGCGATGCCATGTCTATAACCATTACGTATTTTGCCTATAAGTTTTCTCTAAAAGGGCCAGATGAGAAAAAGACTTTTGGCTACAAACGGATAACCATCTTAGCCAGTCTTTTTAATTCGGTTACCCTGCTGGTAATATGCATTTTTTTGGTAAAAGAGGCGGTTGAAAGGCTGATTAATACTCATCCTATAGAGATTAAGACGGTGTTTATTATAGGTGGTATAGGACTCTTAGGCAACCTTTTAAGTTTGCTGTTTTTAAAGGGAGCTGCCAAAAAGGACCTTAACGTAAAGTCGGCTTATCTTCATATTTTAGGAGATGCTTTATCTTCTATAGCGGTGATTATAGGAGCGCTTTTTATCTATTTTTGGGGTATGGTAAGGATTGACCCGCTTATAAGTATATTGATAGCGGTTTACATAGCCAAAGAAAGTTTAGAGGTTTTGTTAAAATCCGTCAACATTATTATGCAATCAACCCCGACTCATGTAGAACCTACTAAAGTGGTTGAGGAGTTGATGAAAATCCAAGAAATAAAAGATGTGCATCATGTTCATCTATGGAGCCTTGATGATAAAAACCATTTTTTTGAAGGACATGTTAACCTAAAATCAGACCTAACCGTAACCCAGACGATGCAGGTTTACCAAAAGATAAAAGATAAGTTGCAAAAATTAGGTATTAACCATGTGACCGTCCAGTTTGAATACAACGGTTGTCCAGGATGTGAGGTAGTGCCTAAAAAAGCTCTTTAG
- a CDS encoding nitrogen regulation protein NR(II) produces the protein MGKNDKLRRYLKTSVLSWVFLGVSLIAGFLFFIAGVYNYKNIEKTLENALKLQAIGVEITLKSLIKNFNLDLIKKERNFFVELLLGNEWEGVAYVAIYDKNGTALLHSNPELIGQKIEQFVPIRPPFPRSFYQTSLTEEKLFLYENLIRLKNEQAVLRVALHVYPVEERLSYARRHIYLEFLLGLVFIGIGGIGFWFFRKTERLIRQVEDLERWRFISQVLAHEMKNPLASIKGFTQLILKKNPEEKTQKALNFIFKETLRMENLLRTLNSYTHPLLINPSNFNLKELLTEVVETFKLLYPEADLRLNLRGENFLVFTDQDKLKEILINLLENAWQASQENGSLRVDLGLNSEKNFYIIYIKDYGKGIPKELLLKVWEPFFTTKAKGMGLGLTIVKKLCEELNLSIELKSQPAYGTEVWLKIPR, from the coding sequence ATGGGGAAAAACGATAAACTCAGACGTTATCTTAAAACCTCGGTTTTATCTTGGGTGTTTTTAGGGGTTTCTCTAATAGCCGGATTTTTGTTTTTCATCGCAGGGGTTTACAACTACAAAAACATAGAAAAAACCTTAGAAAACGCTCTTAAACTACAAGCCATAGGTGTTGAGATTACCCTTAAAAGCTTGATTAAAAACTTTAACTTAGACTTAATAAAAAAGGAAAGAAATTTTTTTGTTGAACTTCTTTTGGGTAACGAGTGGGAAGGAGTAGCTTATGTAGCTATCTATGACAAAAACGGCACAGCTTTACTTCATTCTAATCCCGAACTTATAGGCCAAAAGATAGAACAATTTGTCCCTATTAGGCCCCCTTTTCCTCGAAGTTTTTATCAAACCTCTTTAACAGAAGAAAAACTCTTTCTCTATGAAAACCTTATCAGACTTAAAAACGAACAAGCGGTGTTAAGGGTAGCGCTACATGTATATCCTGTTGAAGAAAGGTTAAGTTATGCAAGAAGACATATCTATTTAGAGTTTTTACTTGGATTGGTTTTTATAGGGATAGGAGGAATAGGGTTTTGGTTTTTTAGAAAGACTGAAAGGTTGATAAGACAGGTTGAGGACCTTGAACGCTGGAGGTTTATTTCTCAGGTGCTTGCACACGAAATGAAAAACCCATTAGCCAGTATTAAAGGCTTTACCCAGCTTATCCTTAAGAAAAACCCAGAAGAAAAGACCCAAAAAGCCCTTAATTTTATCTTTAAAGAAACCCTTCGGATGGAAAATCTCTTGCGAACTTTAAACTCTTATACCCACCCATTGCTAATCAATCCTTCTAACTTTAACTTAAAAGAACTTTTAACCGAGGTAGTAGAAACCTTTAAACTTCTTTATCCTGAGGCAGACCTAAGGTTAAACCTTCGGGGAGAAAACTTTTTAGTGTTTACAGACCAAGATAAACTCAAAGAAATCTTGATAAACCTGTTAGAAAACGCTTGGCAAGCCTCTCAAGAAAACGGGAGTCTCAGGGTAGACCTGGGTTTAAATTCTGAAAAAAATTTCTATATTATTTATATTAAAGATTATGGAAAGGGAATACCTAAAGAATTACTTCTCAAGGTTTGGGAGCCCTTTTTTACTACCAAGGCAAAAGGGATGGGACTTGGATTAACCATAGTAAAAAAACTTTGTGAGGAGCTAAACCTTAGTATAGAATTAAAATCTCAACCCGCTTATGGAACAGAAGTATGGCTAAAAATCCCTCGATAG
- a CDS encoding sigma-54 dependent transcriptional regulator translates to MAKNPSIAIVEDDTSFASFLEMTFQEENYTVWVFHHPETALLKLPELKPDIVITDLKMPEMDGITFIKKAKKLLPESVFIVITAFGTIPSAVEAMKAGAVDYLTKPLSSPEELLFKVKNYLKNTKSFESTEGLPPFDVVFAGIEDLYEKLVEIAPTDTTVCLLGETGTGKSLIAKVIHVLSRKKGPFVEINCAALPENLVEAELFGYEKGAFTGALKTKPGKVEVARGGTLFLDEISEMSLPVQAKFLRVLQDKTFERLGGLETLKTNARFIVATNKDLVKLVAEGRFREDLFYRINVLSFYLPPLRERKKHLEKIVNYLLENICQKLGKPLKPLSKTSWEKLKEYHFPGNIRELENLLERAILLSKGETLEVEFFSKEREILKEELELKDALQIKNLEKKAILKALEVTKGNKPEAAKLLGISLKTLYNKLKEFGINQ, encoded by the coding sequence ATGGCTAAAAATCCCTCGATAGCCATCGTAGAAGACGATACCTCTTTTGCCAGTTTTTTGGAAATGACCTTTCAAGAAGAAAACTACACTGTTTGGGTTTTTCATCATCCTGAAACCGCTTTGCTTAAACTTCCTGAACTTAAACCTGACATAGTAATCACCGACCTTAAAATGCCTGAGATGGACGGTATCACCTTTATTAAAAAGGCTAAAAAGCTTCTTCCAGAAAGTGTTTTTATCGTGATTACCGCCTTTGGGACCATTCCTTCGGCGGTTGAAGCGATGAAAGCAGGGGCTGTAGACTATCTTACCAAACCGCTTTCTTCTCCAGAAGAACTGCTGTTTAAGGTAAAAAATTACCTAAAAAACACAAAAAGTTTTGAAAGCACCGAAGGTTTACCTCCGTTCGATGTGGTTTTTGCAGGTATAGAAGACCTTTATGAAAAATTGGTAGAAATTGCCCCTACAGATACCACCGTTTGTCTTTTAGGGGAAACAGGCACAGGGAAAAGTTTAATAGCTAAGGTTATTCATGTTCTAAGCAGGAAAAAAGGACCTTTTGTAGAGATAAATTGTGCTGCCTTACCTGAAAACCTGGTAGAGGCTGAACTTTTTGGTTATGAAAAAGGGGCTTTTACCGGTGCCCTCAAAACAAAACCTGGCAAGGTTGAGGTTGCAAGAGGAGGAACCCTTTTTCTTGATGAAATCTCTGAGATGAGCTTGCCTGTTCAGGCTAAATTTTTGAGGGTTCTTCAAGACAAAACCTTTGAAAGGTTAGGGGGGCTTGAAACCTTAAAAACTAACGCCAGATTTATCGTGGCTACCAATAAAGATTTAGTAAAACTTGTAGCTGAGGGGCGGTTTAGAGAAGACCTGTTTTATCGTATTAACGTTCTCTCTTTTTATCTCCCACCCCTTAGAGAAAGAAAAAAACATTTAGAAAAAATCGTAAATTATCTGTTAGAAAACATCTGTCAAAAACTGGGAAAACCTTTAAAACCTTTAAGTAAAACTTCCTGGGAAAAACTTAAAGAGTACCATTTTCCCGGCAACATAAGAGAGCTTGAGAATCTACTTGAAAGGGCGATATTGCTTAGCAAGGGAGAAACACTTGAGGTAGAATTTTTCTCTAAAGAAAGAGAAATTTTAAAAGAGGAGTTAGAACTTAAAGATGCTTTACAGATTAAAAACTTAGAGAAAAAAGCCATACTAAAAGCCCTGGAGGTTACCAAAGGCAACAAGCCTGAAGCAGCCAAACTGCTTGGTATCTCTTTAAAAACCCTTTATAACAAGCTTAAGGAATTTGGGATAAACCAATAG